In Nerophis ophidion isolate RoL-2023_Sa linkage group LG15, RoL_Noph_v1.0, whole genome shotgun sequence, the sequence tactacacggtgtagctccagCCTCctttgcccattgtattgtaacttatgtcccggcaagaaatctgtgttcaaagaactccggcttattagtaattcccagagccaaaaaatagtctgcgggctatagagcgttttcgattcgggattgggtataaaagaaagcttccatgaaatgctcagtcattcacaaacaaggatggggcaagggtcaccactttgtgaacaaatgcatgagcaaattgttgaacagtttaagaagaacattcctcaatgagctattgcaaataatttagggatttcaacatctacgatccgtaatgtcatcaaaaggttcagagaatccggagaaatcactacaaggccgaaaaccaacactgAACGCCTGTCACATTCGATCcatcaggcggtattgcatcaacaagttacatcagtgtgtaaaggatatcaccacatgggctcaagaacacttctgaaaaccactTCAGTAACTACATTCCGCTGCTACaactgtaggtgcaagttaaaactctactatgcaaagcgaaagccatttatcaacaacacccagatatgCAGCCagattcgctgggcccgagcacatctaagatggactgatgcaaagtgtaaaagtgttctgtggtctgacgagttcacatttcaaattgtttttggaaactgtggacattgtgtcctccgaaccaaagaggaaaagaaccatccggactgttcaaggcgcaaagttcaaaaaccagtgtctgtaatggtatgggggtgcattagtgcccaaggcatgggtaacttacacatctgtgaaggcaccattaatgctaatagGTCCATAcatattttggagcaacatatgttgccatccaagcaacgttatcatggacggtcatgcaagacaatgccaagccacattctgcacatgtttcaacagcgtggcttcattgtaaaagagtgtGGTTACTAGGCCTGCCTCTCccctgttgaaaatgtgtggcgcaatatgaagccttaactaccacaacagagactctgaacttttgaacaacttaagttgcacatcaagcaagaatgagaaaaaaattccacctgaaaagcttcaaaaattgctcccatcagttcccaaacatttattgagtgttgttaaaagaaaatgtgatgtaacacagtggtgaacatgccttttcccaattactttggcaagtgttgcagccatgaaattttaagtaaattattagtgttgtttaaaggaaatgCCATGTAACACTGGCAACTTTTTTCCATTGTGTTGCtgcctttaaattctaagttaatgattatttgccaaaaaaaatatgttttttagtttgaacattaactatcttgtctttgcaatctattcaattaaatataagttgaaaaacatttccaaatcattgtattctgtttttatttattaattacataacatgccaacttcactggttttgtatatatactacacacacacacacacgcacgcacgtttatatttacacacatatatactatatgtcTTATAAATGTCTGGTACATACATCACGTTGTCAGCTGCTGATAATGTGCTGATTTAAGATAATATGCTGACTGATATTTGGTTTAAGAGTACACATATCACTAAAAGGAGGAAGCAGTACTCTTTTGTGGTTTGACTGCATTGTGTGCAATTACCGTTTTGCACACTCTCATGCTGGGCATTAACTCATAAAACACTCGTCGTTGCCTTCTTGGCTTATACATACGCAATCTGGGATAATTATTGACATCAATATTTTAACAGAAACTTGCCAACTGATTGCAGTTGTATCCAAGCAGCAGAGGAAACAAACAAGCCGCAGACCTCTAGTGCTTTGACATTTCAAGGAGCGAAAGGTAAATTCTTAATACGTTTTGATATGTTTGTCTCTATGATTCAGgagaatcattaaaaaaaatgaagtaaatattgctgaaaaaaattaaaattttagaCGACGATGAGTGTGCTGTTGTCTTTTTCTCCTTTCGGTCAAAAGTGCTAAGTTGCTTCTTATGATTGTATCATTGTTTATGAAAACTAGGTAACTTGCGTTATGTCATCAGGCAAAAGGTATTATTTTGATCAGTATTTGTTAATTTGTGGAAATCCGGCAAAATAGTTGATGTCCTAAAAGAACCCTTTTCCCATCAGAGTTGTACATTCCTGCCCGCCTAATTTGAGTTAACTGCTGAGCATCCAAACAGCAGCAACTATTTAGGCACATCTCACAGATAGACAATTGATTATGgacaaaaaccaaaaccagtaaagttggcatgttgtgtaaatgtgaattatattttatatagcgctttttctctagttacGCAAAGCActttagtgaaacccaatatctaagttacatttaaaccagtgtaagtggccctgggagcaggtgggtaaagtgtcttgcccaaggtcacAACGGCAGTCACGaggatggcaaaagcgggaatcaaacctggaaccctcaagttgctggcaatgccactctaccaaccgagctatatcgccccaatggtaaataaaaacagtatacaattatttgcaaatcattttcaacctattttcaattgaatgcactgcaaagacaatatactcaACGCTCGAACAGGTAAACTtggttatttttggcaaatattagcgcatttggaatttgatgcctgcaacataatttaaaaaaagctggcacaagtggcaaaaaagactgagaaagttgaggaatgctcatcaaacatttgtttggaacatcccacagttgagtGCCATGAAAAATGAGAAAGGCAGctaccatgaaatgctcagtcattcacaaacaaggatggggcgagggtcaccactttgtgaacaaatgcgagaGCAAatggtccaacagtttaagaacaacatttctcaacgagttattgcatggagtttagggatttcaccatctaaggtctgtaacatcattaaaatgttcagagaatctggagaattcactggTTGCGTGCAGtgattgaatgcccgtgaccgtcgatccctcagcaacatcggtgtgtaaaggatatcaccacatgggctcaggaacacttcagataaccactgtcagtaactacagtttgtcgccacatctgtaagtgcaagttaaaaatcgactatgcaaaacgaaagccattcattaacgacacccagaaacgccaccagctttgctgggcccgagcttatttaaaatggactgatgcaaagtagaaaaagtgttctgtggtctgacgagtccacatttcaaattgttttcggaaactgtggacgttgtgtcctcctgaccagagaggaaaagaaccatccagattgctataggcgcaaagtttaaaagccagcatctgtgatggtatgggggtgtattagtgcccaaggcatgggtaactcacacatctgtggaggcaccattaagtctgaaaggtacatacaggttttggagcaacatatgttgccatctttttcatggacgcccctgcctatttcagcaagacaatgccaaaccacattctgcacgtgttacaacagcatggcttcgtggtaaaggagtgcgggtactagactgccctgcctgtagtccagacctgtctccaattgaaaatgtgtggcgcattatgaagcttaaaatacgacaacaaagaccccagactgttgaacaactttagctgtacatcaagcaagaatgggaaagaattccacctgaaaagcttcaaaaaatggtctgctcagttcccaaaagtttactgagtgttgttaaaaggaaaggtcatgtaacacagtggtaaaaatgcccctgtgccaacttttttgcattgtgttgctgccatttaattctaagttaatgatttgcaaaaaaaatgttgtttctcagttcaaacaaatatcttgtcttagcagtctaatcaattgaatataagttgaaaaggatttggaaatcattgtattgtgtttttatttacgatttacacaacgtgctaccttcactggttttgggttttgtccaCCAAAGATGATCTTACGCATCGTTTACGGTAATTATGGTCCTTTTAAACTCTGGTGTGGTCGCTCCACTATGGTGTGCGCTCACTCCACAATGTTATGGGCATCCATGTTCTACCTGCTTCAGTTTTTGTCAATTCCCTGCATTTCTCAACATTAGTTATTTTCTTATTAGTTTTAAACTCCAGTTGCACTTGACATATATAAACACTTTATGTATAACTTATAGAATTATATCTACTGTATATAGGTTAATTACCAAACTTTAACAATGATTTGGAGTGCTCGACTGCCCAGCCAGCATTACAACCGCAGAGGATTTCAGTGTAAACAACAGTGCGGAGTAGTGaaattaacattttaaagtgcatgtaggggtaaaaaaacaaacaaacaaaaaactattgGATACTGCCCACTGATGTTATATGTTGTTGaggtaattaaaaaaacatacattaaaAGGTTGCCTCCAGCCGTAGCAGTTAATGCCAATGTGTTTTGAAGCAGTGTTATTTAGACCCTGCTGGTTatttgcttttgttgaccaggAGACTTGGAGTTGAATTGCATACAAGCTAATTGGAGTATGTTCTGCAGGACTGCTCAAATCTTTTTGAACCgaagggccaaagtgaaaattATGAATGAACTTTGTGCGCCTCATGATTCAATTCTCGATTTAACACGATTCTCATAATATaatatttggtatataaattatAGTCAATGATAACAAAAAGTCTACAAatgctcctcttggctgctgacgtacGACCTGTATGCGCAGTGTTGGCCTAAACATGTCTTTTTAcaattgtatttacaaaaatCACAAACTATCAATCAGTTTAATAAAAGCAAATAGAGGAACCCCAACTCCTACCCAATCCTAGCTTTGTAATATTTAGAATATAAATTTACAAAGCATTTATTTGAGaagacatacaaatacaatactcctgtccaaaggcaaaacctagtaactaacttctagctgattttgagaaaacaaaagaaaaccaatctatcttgatgctgtcttacaaagatctacaaagtcatcaaacgtatagatgttttcttgagctttcattttcttgccgattgagccatggacgtgaacgtgtgccctttctccagatattttatcacaatctcgggtgggccccattctgcgtttgcacattgggcaagagccgtgtacagcgtccagtttttattttgacctccacagttatctgcccaaaagagtatgcaaggggaagaatcaagaacaatacatttaatgaaggtgcttgcaacatcctgggccaatctcccaaatatcccctcgtgccataatatcacataatcaggttgaccgtcggccttaaattcgtgcaaatgtctcattaaagacaataaggcgactgacaaagaagcacTGATTGGTggcttgagatactaggtttttctgttgtatctacgcggttatgtggtagttgctaggtcctgccatgcgcgtaacagcttacttacggaacaaattacaatatcgcatacactaatgtaaagcatatcacctaggaactctaaaattattatcagctcagttttgaccaaaatttagttactgggttttgcctttggacgggagattacTAAAAAAAGGTAAACTAAAAATTCATAAAAGTAACGGTatgaatgacaataataatacataatagttgtttaatgtttttaataaaaaacaattctTAAACGATTcttgaaaatacattttgcaaaaacacacatactatatgtgtcacaccgtggtgagggatgtcttgtctgtattttttttaatcttgtgaatttcatgttttagtttgaaaagtgactctcctcttgtttcaggccacttgcccttcctcttgtcatcagtctgacgtcatccctgatccctgattgtttccacctgtgcCCCATTAccccatgtgtcttataagcccacgcctccctttgttctgtgccagaatgTCTCGTTGTCTCGTGCATCTCCAGTTTCATGCCCAAGCCTTGTCTCGTCTTGCTCTGAGTTATCCAGATCCTGAATTTCCAAGTtggtattttgagttttccttttctCCTCTTAAGCAGAGTGAATTTTTGTTTGTAAAGTTTTCGAGGCGAAGTGGTGAGTTCAGTTTACTTTTACAGTCTCTTATTTTCCTCATTTTTGAGTGACCTTTTGTTAATTATTTCTCTCGATCAAAAACAGCGTAAAAGCTTTATAGACCAttgttttttcctttcttttggAGCGTCTTTTGTTGTTTGAATTTAATAGTTGTATTCCTCGCAAGTGTAGTTAgagatttatatttttgtttcctcctttcggagtgattttcggtttgtTCACTTTTTGTGAAACCTTTTCGCCCAGTTCTTAAAGTTTATAGCCGTTGTGTATTGCCCTGACTCAAGAGATGAAAAggaaacatttcaaaatataagCCTGCCGGATTGTTCTccactctgcatctgagtcctatttTTGACCAAGTCCTGACAATATGAATGGTTAAAACAGTTTCTTATCATCTTCGTATTTTGCCCGTTCTTCTTAGGTAACTCTGCTTcggttttacaaaaaaaaagtttgttttggtCTCCCTGCAAATCAGTAAAAACTATCatggttaaatgataaatgataaatgggttgtacttgtatagcgcttttctaccttcaaggtactcaaagcgctttgacactacttccacatttacccattcacacacacattcacacactgatggagggagctgccatgcaaggcgccaaccagcacccatcaggagcaagggtgaagtgtcttgctcaggacacaacggacgtgacgaggttggtactaggtgggaattgaaccagggacgctcgggttgcgcacggccactctccccactgcgccacgccgtcccccaggtTGATAGCTTTCTGATGTTCTTCTAACCGCaataataaaaactaaatgtaTAAGTAGTTGTAGTTTATCAGTCAAGAATGAGATGTTTAGGGTCCCGTAGATATCCTAGAAAAAACATTTATTCCTGGTTCTGATCTCCGCTCTACCCACGACTTATCCTTGTGCATGGGGTCAATGCCCGAGACGCAAGGAAAACgcaatatatacaaaccccgtttccatatgagttgggaaattgtgttagatgtaaatataaatggaatacaatgatttgcaaataattttcaacccatattcagttaaatatgggttgaaaatgaaatgctaagtatttcacaaacaaggatggaggtgagggtcatcactttgtaggctaattgtcgaacagttttagaacaacatttctcaacgagctattccaaggaatttagggattttaccatctacggtccgtaaaatcatcaaaaagttcagggaatctggagaaatcactgcacgtaagcgatgatattacggacttttgacccctcaggcggtactgcaccaaaaaccaacatcagtgtgtaaaggatatcaccacatgagctcaggaacacttcataaaaccactgtcagtaactacagttggtcgctacatctgatagtgcaagttaaagctctactatgcaaagccaacccatttaccaacaacaccctgaaacgccgccagcttcgctgggcccgagctcatctaaaatggactgatgcaaagtggaaaagtgttctgtggtctgacgagtccacatttcaaattatatttggaaacagaggacgtggcatcctccagaacaaagaggaaaataacaattcagattgttagaggcgcaaaattcaacagccagcatctgtgatggtatgggggtgtattaatgcccatggcatgggtaacttacacgtctgtgaaggcaccattaatgcagaaaggtacataccggttttggagcaacatatgttgtcatccaagcaacgttatcatggacgcccctgcttatttcagcaagaaaatgcctagccacgtgttacaacagcgtggcttcgtagtaaaagagtgtgggtactttcctggcccgcctgcagtcaagacctttctcccatcaataatgtgtggagcattatgaagcgtaaaatactacagtAGAGagcccggattgttgaacgactgaagctctacataaaacaagaatgggaaagaattccactttcaaagcttcaacaattagtttcctcagttcccaaacgtttattgagtgttgttaaaaaaaaaggtgatgtaacacagtggtgaacatgccctttcccaactacttttgcacgtgttgcagccatgaaattctaagttaattattatttgcaaaaaaaaaaaaaagtttatgagtttgaacgtcaaatatcttgtctttgtagtgcattcatttggatatgggttgaaaaggatttacaaatcattgtattccgtttatttttacagctgacacaatttcccaacacatattgaaacggggtttgtaactttGCACAATTTTGCTCAGGAAGGAGACAAAAATAGTAACTCACAGTGACACCATTGGATGAGTAATTTTAATCTGATTACTGGTTTGGAAATATTGTGTTAGATTACTGGTTACTAAAATACTTGGTCATTAAGTTTTAAATAAGTATCATAATCATAACATTAAAGGTCATTGATTGTAAATACTACCATTGTATCAAATCTATCAACCCTTTATCCTTCCCTTTTCCTTTTCAGATGGCCTCAAACTCAACATTCACCCCTACTTCTCTAACCATAACCTccaaaatcccccaaaatgatAGTATGGTAACGCCAGGGCCCAATCGAGAACACAACATAGTGCTGATCATCATCTACACGCTGGTTCTGCTCATTGGCGGCACCAGCCTGACTCTGACAATACTCATCATGAAGTTGAGGACGACGTCCACCACGTCCATCGCGGTGCTTAATCTTGTCTTCGCCCACTTCCTGTTCCTCCTCACCGTGCCGTTCCGGATCTACTATTACGCGACTCAACAATGGAGCCTGGGCTTAGGCTGGTGCAAAGTGGTGAGCAGCATGATCCACATCCACATGTACATGTCTTTCACCTTCTACGTGGTCATCCTGGTCACGCGCCTGCTGGCGTTCTACGGCAGGCATGGGCCGATGGCGTCCCCGCCGAGGATTTACGCGCTGGCTGCCAGCGTTGTGGTGTGGATTCTGATGTCTGTCTGCGTCATTTGCATCATCTGTTTGGTTTACGGTAAAAATACCGACTCTGACAGCCAGGCTCACTGCTTCAGATTTGGCAAAAAGATAGACTCCAATGCCAAGGTGATCAACTACATCATCAGTACTTTGTTCATAACAGTCACCATCGTGCTCTGCGGCCTCCAAGTCAACGTCCTCTGGGTTTTATACAGGAAGCACCACCAGCTTTGCACTTCCCAGCAGGACTTTGGCGCTCAGCTGAAGAGCCTGTGCTTCGTCATCATCATGGTGGTGTGCTTCATCCCCTACCACATATTTCGATTCTATTACGTAGAGAACATTAAGCTGCAGGATCTTAATGAGCTGTTTCTGAGTTTGACCACCTTTAACTGCATGGACATGCTCACCCTGTTGGGAAGGAGGACATGCTCCTTATGCTTGCCGGGAAGGGCAATTTAAACCATTTATTCAATTTATCCAAATAAGACCACTGTTTCTTGACACCTCATCCCCACTTTCGGATTATAAATCCTAACTTTTTTCCAGCAGGTCTCTGTGTTGTGGCTGCGTCTGTGGTGATATGAAGAAAAGCTCTATCTTGCTTTTTCCATGCATAATAATTATGATAGTtgtgacactttagtatggggaacatattctcagtaacaaagaccctaatttagagttattttaacactaggggaacatataagggttagggttactaataagcaataattctgaggtaatTGAaagaagactcttagttaatagcTTACTAGTtgcataataaggccatgcagaataaggcattaatgttatctatctatctgtgttggccctgcgatgaggtggcgatttgtccagggtgtataccaccttccgcccgaatgcagttaagataggctccagcactccccgcaaccccaaaagcgacaagcagtagaaaatggatggatggatggaagtccttaataatgactaattaagatcCAAACTGTTATTAATttgtatgttaataagcaactagttaatggtgaatatgttccgcatactaaagtgttaccatgatAATATTTGGGATTATTGCGGCCCAAAATGCCTGAATTTGCAGCAATTTTTTCAGTTGTGATGttttgagactttttttttttttttccaaaaaacacTGAATCAGCTTGTGACTTTATTGCTttggtaaagttaaagttaaagtaccactgatagtaacACACAGACTAGGTAaagtgaaattactctctgcatttggcccatccccttgttccaccctctgggaggtgaggggagcagtgagcagcagtggtgtctgcgctcgggaatcattttcaagaggatctcctgctggccccactatggactggactctcacactattatgctagatccactcgacgtccattgcaccggtcgcaataaaataaactttgattggttgatggattgattgattttggtgatttaacccccaattccaacccttgatgctgagtgccaagcagggaggtagtgggtcccatttttatcgtctttgagttgaactcacgacctaccaatccaagggcggacactaaccacaaggccactgagcattcATGTTCTTTGTAACCctaacctcaaaaagcacagaATTTCAACAACAATTGGAAAACTAAcaattgatgttttactcgttttatgccacacagacttaaaagtagacactggatagcagtaaaagcacatactcaaAGTTCATTGTGAAATGACTGTATTGCTTATTACCTTTATAACTTGGGCCTTGTTCACACGACAGGTCAATTCCGATTTGTTTGCCCATATGAGACCTGCATCAGATTTTTTCATGTCCACGTGAGCAGTGCAATTCCAAATTTTTCAAATTCGACCCAGGCCTCTTTTGTATGTGAAATGAAAtcagatatacagtatatgccgtGCGTCCTCAATGTGAACATACCTGCACTCTGGTCGCATTCATCCGACCAGAACATTATCAAAAAGCGATTTGTCATAATTATTCGCCAAAAGAGACGGTTACAAAATGAATGGTCGACAACGGAGCAGAAATTGggtgaaaataatgttttaggaactcacgtgAAAGCTCCACCAATTCTGTCTCCGACATGCTCTTGAAGGTGACATCGAAGCAAAATATCCCGTAAAACTGCCAGCGCCAAAGTACTtgtcctcttcctttttaatcttCTACGTACAATAATTCAGTTCAGCAAATGTTGACAAAacccttgaaattgccacaagtCCGCCAGTACTGAGACCGGCTGGAGTGAAAGcttccgtaaacactgcagtCATGGCGTCATGTCCGTACACTAGAAATCACTTTTTTGTAATGTAAACGGCTACATAAAAAGATCAAATTTGAGCCCAAAAAATCAGCAATTGGATATCCGACAATGCAGTGTGAACGTAAGTACTGTTGAAAAATGTTGCTAAATTTGCGCGTGAAAGCCGACAAGTCAAGTTAACAATTAGCGAGCCAGGGAGtcagccctagtggctccctggacctctttcagagatgtttgAAAATGGCAAAAGATGAAGAaagaaaatttttttttgttttaatatattttgtgTAGGAAAACAAACACgatacaaaccttcctaattgttcccACTGTATTTGTTATACATCCTTCACTGataagagtatttggcaagcgccgtttttgtaacgccggttcggcatcgtggtaccgggttcgattccctcatggatgcgtcaaacgaagaacacaacaaaggtaggatctaacaaatgtattaacaaaaggtgagctctgaacaaaaacactggagctaataaaaagggaaacaaaaatacgctagcgtgaaagctaggaaatataaagaactaagacttggcatgaaggcataaaaagtaaaaacaaagatgattagcatgtgagctaaagatgactaggTGGCCGAGCTAATAAGCTAGCGAGAaaagcatacctgacgttacgttgcgtgaaaacaaactagagtcccagaaagaataaacagaagaggctggcttataaagggaaggtgattgacagagaacaggtgtgcaggaaccgggagtagcagctgaaactaataagtaaccatggtgatggactaaacgggaaataaacggatcaaacggagaatgagaacaaagatggaaaaataaacaataaaatgtgaagatccgagtcacagaTTCCAacagttttgtcctactaatttcagcgatccttgaactcatcgtagtttgtttacatgtacaactttctccaatgcTGCCACTGAAAGATATGTTTAATGCCActttttctttgtctcattttgcccaccaaactttttatgctgtacGTGAAGGTGAACTTTGGTGATTTTATTGATTTTCTGCAGTGCTTTTCAGGCTTATcaggcaagctaatcgatgctaacgtgctgtttaggctagctgtatgtacatattgcaacattatgcctcgtttgtagatatatttgacctcatttcatttcctttacttatgtcttctgtgtatttaattcatatttgcatgtctcctgacacattatctgtatttaatattggctacatttctcatagttgtttatgtgccatgttgttccagatcacagcaaacattacaCAGCTTGCAACGAttataataaatccattagaagaagacagcctgccgtttcctttaacttggacacatgcatctatacatttggccattctgcgccagtaatttccagaagttatctcattctgtgagaagcctccattctactaatgatttccaattttgtaaaaatgtgtagaataaaaattcaaatacaacatttctgtcaacgaagatttgcgtcagccttttatagtaggctaatatagctgatatagacatttacatcatgtgttgccttaattataacacttatataaagcttttttttttttgtattttggtccaatatggcgttttcaacattttgggttgccgacccctgagctagcCAGATAACGTCCAGtgacaaaatatatgactctcgGCGTGTTTGGGCAAAATGAGTTAAAAAAGCTGGGATGCTAACTTCCTAATGTTAATATGTCAAAAGTTACCATGCgttcaaaatatgactgaggtttaTACCAGCAAAATTAGCTATAGCTAGCATTTCTGTTGGTATAAGGATATAATCATGCTTCAACATGTCATGTCATGTAAATGCTACCTCTTTGCTATGTCTGGACTGGAAATAAGAATATGCTGTTAATTGACATACCCTGGACAAATACAAATGCCTGGtttccattatatatatatatatttatatatatatatatatatatatatatatatatatatatatatatatatatatgtatatatatatatatatatatatatatatatgtgtgtgtgtgtgtgtgtgtgtgtgtgtgtgtgtacagcaaCCTACCGTAACTGCACAGTtgtgattttacagttaattacCATGAAGTTCCAACTAAATGCTGTAACTCTGAAATAGtagttttattgttattgttttacacAT encodes:
- the LOC133569557 gene encoding probable G-protein coupled receptor 141, translated to MASNSTFTPTSLTITSKIPQNDSMVTPGPNREHNIVLIIIYTLVLLIGGTSLTLTILIMKLRTTSTTSIAVLNLVFAHFLFLLTVPFRIYYYATQQWSLGLGWCKVVSSMIHIHMYMSFTFYVVILVTRLLAFYGRHGPMASPPRIYALAASVVVWILMSVCVICIICLVYGKNTDSDSQAHCFRFGKKIDSNAKVINYIISTLFITVTIVLCGLQVNVLWVLYRKHHQLCTSQQDFGAQLKSLCFVIIMVVCFIPYHIFRFYYVENIKLQDLNELFLSLTTFNCMDMLTLLGRRTCSLCLPGRAI